One Kineococcus aurantiacus genomic window carries:
- a CDS encoding amino acid ABC transporter ATP-binding protein — protein MSDHVQAPQSPPRTAGRPLVRLEGVQKHFGALHVLKDVDLAIAAGEVVVVIGPSGSGKSTLCRTINRLETIDAGRITIDGADLPAEGKDLARLRADVGMVFQSFNLFAHKTVKENVTLGPVKVRGVSAAEAGRRADALLERVGVASQAGKYPAQLSGGQQQRVAIARALAMDPKVMLFDEPTSALDPEMINEVLDVMTGLAREGMTMVVVTHEMGFARRAADRVVFMADGRILEDTDPETFFTAPTHERAKDFLSKILTH, from the coding sequence ATGAGTGACCACGTGCAGGCCCCTCAGTCGCCACCCCGCACCGCTGGTCGTCCCCTCGTCCGGCTCGAGGGCGTGCAGAAGCACTTCGGCGCCCTGCACGTCCTGAAGGACGTGGACCTCGCGATCGCCGCCGGGGAGGTCGTCGTCGTCATCGGCCCGTCGGGGTCGGGCAAGTCGACGCTGTGCCGCACGATCAACCGGCTGGAGACCATCGACGCCGGGCGCATCACCATCGACGGGGCGGACCTGCCCGCCGAGGGCAAGGACCTGGCCCGGCTGCGCGCCGACGTGGGCATGGTCTTCCAGTCCTTCAACCTCTTCGCCCACAAGACCGTCAAGGAGAACGTCACCCTCGGCCCGGTCAAGGTCCGCGGGGTGTCGGCGGCCGAGGCGGGCCGGCGCGCGGACGCGCTGCTGGAGCGCGTCGGGGTCGCCTCCCAGGCCGGCAAGTACCCCGCGCAGCTGTCCGGCGGTCAGCAGCAGCGCGTCGCGATCGCCCGGGCGCTGGCCATGGACCCCAAGGTCATGCTCTTCGACGAGCCGACCTCGGCGCTGGACCCGGAGATGATCAACGAGGTCCTCGACGTCATGACCGGTCTGGCCCGCGAGGGCATGACCATGGTCGTGGTGACGCACGAGATGGGCTTCGCCCGCCGCGCCGCCGACCGCGTGGTCTTCATGGCCGACGGGCGGATCCTCGAGGACACCGACCCCGAGACGTTCTTCACCGCACCGACCCACGAACGCGCCAAGGACTTCCTCTCGAAGATCCTCACCCACTGA